A single genomic interval of Zingiber officinale cultivar Zhangliang chromosome 4A, Zo_v1.1, whole genome shotgun sequence harbors:
- the LOC121973633 gene encoding WAT1-related protein At1g21890-like isoform X1 — MGSIGEVWGRLKPYLAMVFLQCGYAGMFVVSVASLKRGMSHYVLVVYRNAVATIVIGPFALWLEGKVRPKMTLKIFLKIMALGILEPVLDQNLYYMGTNFTSASFASALYNILPAITFVFAIILRMEKIQIKSRRSQLKIIGTLITVAGALVMILYKGPIVDFAWSKGRNHHTEAGAHNQTRWLIGTFMMIVSCCCWSAFFILQSNTLEEYPAELSLTTLICGMGTVLASAVALVMERGAKPWAIGFDTMLFTAVYSGVMCSGVAYYLQGVVMKDRGPVFVTAFNPLCMIMVAVLGSVILAEEISLGRVIGAVIIVIGLYSLIWGKNKDHLTQSATHMEAKEEALELHRASKDTPSLSSLECVTVVGISSSENS, encoded by the exons ATGGGAAGCATTGGGGAGGTTTGGGGGAGGTTGAAGCCCTACTTGGCCATGGTGTTCTTGCAGTGTGGGTATGCAGGCATGTTTGTGGTCTCTGTTGCCTCGCTCAAGCGAGGGATGAGCCACTATGTGCTGGTCGTGTATCGGAATGCCGTGGCTACCATAGTCATTGGCCCGTTCGCCTTGTGGCTCGAAGG GAAGGTGAGGCCCAAGATGACACTCAAAATCTTCCTCAAGATCATGGCTCTTGGAATTCTCGA GCCTGTTCTCGACCAAAATTTGTACTACATGGGCACAAACTTCACCTCCGCGAGCTTTGCCTCCGCTCTCTACAACATCTTGCCGGCTATCACATTCGTGTTTGCCATCATTCTAAG AATGGAGAAGATACAAATCAAAAGCCGGCGCAGCCAATTGAAAATCATTGGAACCTTGATAACAGTGGCCGGTGCACTAGTCATGATCCTCTACAAAggaccaattgttgattttgcatGGAGCAAAGGAAGGAACCACCACACCGAGGCCGGTGCGCACAACCAAACTCGCTGGCTCATTGGCACATTCATGATGATCGTTAGCTGCTGCTGCTGGTCTGCATTCTTCATTCTCCAA TCAAATACCTTGGAGGAGTACCCTGCAGAGCTGTCACTGACCACCTTGATCTGTGGCATGGGCACAGTGCTTGCAAGTGCAGTTGCTCTGGTGATGGAAAGAGGAGCCAAGCCTTGGGCTATTGGCTTTGACACAATGCTCTTCACTGCTGTTTACTCT GGAGTGATGTGCTCTGGGGTTGCATATTATCTGCAAGGAGTGGTGATGAAGGACAGGGGCCCTGTGTTTGTGACTGCCTTCAACCCTTTGTGCATGATCATGGTGGCTGTGCTGGGCTCTGTCATTTTAGCAGAAGAGATTTCCTTGGGAAG GGTAATTGGTGCTGTAATTATAGTGATTGGCCTTTACTCTCTCATATGGGGGAAGAACAAAGACCACTTAACCCAATCTGCCACTCACATGGAGGCAAAGGAAGAGGCACTTGAACTACACAGAGCTTCAAAGGATACACCATCATTGAGCTCATTGGAGTGTGTTACAGTTGTAGGAATTTCATCCTCAGAGAACTCATAA
- the LOC121973633 gene encoding WAT1-related protein At2g37460-like isoform X2 codes for MGSIGEVWGRLKPYLAMVFLQCGKVRPKMTLKIFLKIMALGILEPVLDQNLYYMGTNFTSASFASALYNILPAITFVFAIILRMEKIQIKSRRSQLKIIGTLITVAGALVMILYKGPIVDFAWSKGRNHHTEAGAHNQTRWLIGTFMMIVSCCCWSAFFILQSNTLEEYPAELSLTTLICGMGTVLASAVALVMERGAKPWAIGFDTMLFTAVYSGVMCSGVAYYLQGVVMKDRGPVFVTAFNPLCMIMVAVLGSVILAEEISLGRVIGAVIIVIGLYSLIWGKNKDHLTQSATHMEAKEEALELHRASKDTPSLSSLECVTVVGISSSENS; via the exons ATGGGAAGCATTGGGGAGGTTTGGGGGAGGTTGAAGCCCTACTTGGCCATGGTGTTCTTGCAGTGTGG GAAGGTGAGGCCCAAGATGACACTCAAAATCTTCCTCAAGATCATGGCTCTTGGAATTCTCGA GCCTGTTCTCGACCAAAATTTGTACTACATGGGCACAAACTTCACCTCCGCGAGCTTTGCCTCCGCTCTCTACAACATCTTGCCGGCTATCACATTCGTGTTTGCCATCATTCTAAG AATGGAGAAGATACAAATCAAAAGCCGGCGCAGCCAATTGAAAATCATTGGAACCTTGATAACAGTGGCCGGTGCACTAGTCATGATCCTCTACAAAggaccaattgttgattttgcatGGAGCAAAGGAAGGAACCACCACACCGAGGCCGGTGCGCACAACCAAACTCGCTGGCTCATTGGCACATTCATGATGATCGTTAGCTGCTGCTGCTGGTCTGCATTCTTCATTCTCCAA TCAAATACCTTGGAGGAGTACCCTGCAGAGCTGTCACTGACCACCTTGATCTGTGGCATGGGCACAGTGCTTGCAAGTGCAGTTGCTCTGGTGATGGAAAGAGGAGCCAAGCCTTGGGCTATTGGCTTTGACACAATGCTCTTCACTGCTGTTTACTCT GGAGTGATGTGCTCTGGGGTTGCATATTATCTGCAAGGAGTGGTGATGAAGGACAGGGGCCCTGTGTTTGTGACTGCCTTCAACCCTTTGTGCATGATCATGGTGGCTGTGCTGGGCTCTGTCATTTTAGCAGAAGAGATTTCCTTGGGAAG GGTAATTGGTGCTGTAATTATAGTGATTGGCCTTTACTCTCTCATATGGGGGAAGAACAAAGACCACTTAACCCAATCTGCCACTCACATGGAGGCAAAGGAAGAGGCACTTGAACTACACAGAGCTTCAAAGGATACACCATCATTGAGCTCATTGGAGTGTGTTACAGTTGTAGGAATTTCATCCTCAGAGAACTCATAA